The Streptomyces noursei ATCC 11455 sequence GCAGCCTTCGGCGAGGTCGATGTTCCGGGCCGCCATATCGAGTGCATCCGATATGAGAGAGGTCTTCATGTGGTCGGCCATCGCCCAGCCGACCACAGCTTTGGTGTGGCAGTCGATGACGGTTGCGAGATAAAGGAACCCGGCCCAGGTGTGAACGTAGGTGATATCGCTGACCAGTTTGCGCCCGGGAGCGTCAGCGGTGAAGTCACGGGCCAGAAGGTCTGGCGTGGCCGGCGCCGCATCATCGGCGATCGTGGTCGCCCGCCAGGGCCGCGGCTGGCACGGCACCAGACCGAGCTCGCGCATCAGCGCGCGGACCAGTTCCGCTCCGGCCTGCACGTTCATTCGCTGGAGCGCGGCGTGGACACGCCGGTAGCCGTAGGTCTCCTGCGAGTCAGAGAAGACCTGGAGGATGACGGTCTTCAGTTCTGCACGGCGCTTCGCCGTGGCCGACAATGGCCTCGATCTCCAATGGTAAAAGCCCGACGTGGACACTCCCGCCCAGGCGCACATCTGCTGCACGGGAAAGTTGTCAGACTCGCCGTCGATGAACTCGTACTTCTCCGTCACCGGTATTCCTGGGCGAAGAAGGCCGCAGCTTTTCCCAGGAACTCGGTCTTCATACGGAGTTCCCGGTTCTCACGTTCCAATTCGCGAAGGCGGGCACGTTCGCTGATGTTCAACGGGGGCTCCTCACCGGCGTGCTCTTGCCGGTACCGGCTGACCCAGGTGCCCAGCGTTCCCTCGTTCACCTGTATCTCTCGGGCGACCTCAGCGATCAGGCGGGACTCCACAACCACCATCTTGACCGCCTCGTCCCGAAATTCGGGACTGAACTTCCTACGCTTCTGTGCCACGTGCTCTCTCCGTCGCTCTGGACTTCGATCCTATGGGGACCGCTGTCCGAGAACTTCGGGG is a genomic window containing:
- a CDS encoding IS3 family transposase (programmed frameshift) — its product is MAQKRRKFSPEFRDEAVKMVVVESRLIAEVAREIQVNEGTLGTWVSRYRQEHAGEEPPLNISERARLRELERENRELRMKTEFLGKSCGLLRPGIPVTEKYEFIDGESDNFPVQQMCAWAGVSTSGFYHWRSRPLSATAKRRAELKTVILQVFSDSQETYGYRRVHAALQRMNVQAGAELVRALMRELGLVPCQPRPWRATTIADDAAPATPDLLARDFTADAPGRKLVSDITYVHTWAGFLYLATVIDCHTKAVVGWAMADHMKTSLISDALDMAARNIDLAEGCIFHSDRGSQYTSRELRRKLGSLGLRASVGRTGVCWDNAMAESFFGALKNELVHRTTFPTLAHAHRAIVRYIEMFYNRKRLHSGLGYKTPAEVHAEYEELQAVT